GATCACCTGTTGCCCTCCCTGCAAAGTTCCTGGAATCTGAGCATCCTCATCTTCACCCTCCTGCTGGGCGGTTTTGCAGCTGTAGTCTCCAAGGGAGGAGGCATCAATGCCCTGCTCCACCGCTGGATTCACAACCAGCGCGCAGGTCGTCGAATGCTCATGGCAAGTGCCTATGGACTCGGCTTGGCCTGCTTCTTCGATGGATTGGCCAACAGTCTGCTCGTCGGACGAACCCTGCAGGAACCGAGTCGACGTCTCGGCATCTCGGGTGAGAAGCTTGCCTACATTGTGGACTCTACCAGCAGTGCCGTTGCATGCGTTGCGGTCATGTCCACCTGGATTGCCTACCAACTGTCCATGATTCGCGAGGGATTCACCCTTGCGGGAGTGGAAGCCACTTCAAACCCGTTTCACCTCTTCCTTCAGTCAATTCCCTACAATTTCTACTGCTGGTTCACGCTCATCCTGCTTGCGGTTGTCATACTCAAAGACTGGAACCTTGGCCCCATGCGACTGGCCGAAGCCGAGGCCCTGAACTCTGGGAAACCCGATGACGCTTCCGAGTCCCTCTCCGAAGCGCAGGTTTCCCACCCGGCCAAAAGTCTTCGCGCCATCATTCCCTTGCTCATCCTCACCTTTGGTTTGTTGGCTGGCCTCTACTGGGACGGAACCGGAGGCAACCTGTTTCCCCTGCACTTGTCCCGCGTTTCTGAAGCTTTTGGCAAAGCAGACGCCGCCCTGGTCATGCTTGTCGTGTCTTCCCTTGCGTGCCTCACAGCTGTGCTACTCAATGCACCCAGCATTCGCAAACAGGGCGTCAGCGTGAGTGCAACCTTCATGGAAGGAGTGCAACACCTGTTTCAACCGATCTGCATCCTCATCAGTGCGTGGATCTTCAGCAGTACCCTGGAACCCCTGCAAACCGTCAACGTGCTCGCAGCCATCCTGCAGGGACAGTTCCCAAACTGGTTGTTCCCTCTTGTGGTTTTCCTCACTGGTGCACTCATCTCCTTTTCTTCGGGAACCTCATGGGGAACCATGGGGGTGCTCATGCCCTTGGCCCTGCCCCTTGCGATTCATCTCTCCAACGCACCAGATGGTCCACTCGTCATCGGAACGATTGCCGCCGTCTTCAGCGGAGCAGTATTTGGTGACCACTGTTCCCCACTCAGTGATACCACCATTGTATCCTCAATTTCGTGCGGCATTGAACCCTTCGCCCATGTGCGCACCCAACTGCCCTACGCCCTTCTCGCAGCGTTCGTTGCCGTCATGGCTGGATTTTTGCCAACCGGACTGGGAACACCCGCACCCGCTTCCCTGCTACTGGGAGGAGCCCTGCTCGTGAGCCTTTCGTTCCTGTTTTCCAGAAATCAACCATCCCCCCATGCCTGATTCAGCGACAGACCAACCCACAGCTTCCCTGGAAGCCATAGCCCGGCGAAACATCCGACATTTCCTGATCTTTCGCGTCCTGTTCAATGCCCGATTCTACTATCCGGTCTTCGCCGTGATTTTTTTGGATTTTGGGCTGACGCTGGAGCAATTTGCCATGCTCAATGCCATCTGGGCAGCTACGATTTTGCTCGCCGAGGTCCCTTCGGGTTCCCTTTCGGATCTGATGGGTCGAAAATCCATGATGGTCTTCACTGCAAGCCTCATGGTCATCGAAATGGCAGTCTGGGCGTGGGCCCCCACAGGGAACCCCAACCTGCTGTTCTGGGTACTTGCCGCGAATCGCATCCTGAGTGGACTGGGAGAAGCGGCTGCCAGTGGCTCCGATGAAGCGTTGGTTTACGACAGCCTCGAAGCGGCCAACATGCAGGATCGATGGTCTCATGTGCTCGAAAGTGTCTCCCGCTGGCAATCCATCGGATTCATGGTCACCATGATTCTGGGAGCACTCGTCTACGATGCCGACCTGATGCAAGATCTGCTCAAGCTCATGGGGTTCAACCTGGTTGTGACTTCCGAACACACGCTTCGCATTCCCTTGTTCCTCACTTTCGGCACGGCATTGCTCTGCTGGTTCAACAACCTGAGGTTTGTTGACGTCAATGCACCTGACCGCCACACAGGCATCAGTATATGGGATGCAACCCGGCAGACCCTTTCAGCAGGCCAGTGGATCCTGCAGACACCCTTTGCCCTGATCATCATTCTTGCAGGTGCATTCGCCGACAGCATTCTGCGCATGTTCGCCACCCTGGGCAGCGAATACTACCGCCTCGTACAGTATCCCGAATTTACATTTGGGGTGATCGGTGCGGGAATCGCTATCCTCA
This genomic stretch from Puniceicoccaceae bacterium harbors:
- a CDS encoding Na+/H+ antiporter NhaC family protein; protein product: MSIRAYIALALWFLTFGVLLLDAHWAALWPSIVAVSTVFLVRRAITGLLAGATSAMILLHQGNPASAFVAFFSDHLLPSLQSSWNLSILIFTLLLGGFAAVVSKGGGINALLHRWIHNQRAGRRMLMASAYGLGLACFFDGLANSLLVGRTLQEPSRRLGISGEKLAYIVDSTSSAVACVAVMSTWIAYQLSMIREGFTLAGVEATSNPFHLFLQSIPYNFYCWFTLILLAVVILKDWNLGPMRLAEAEALNSGKPDDASESLSEAQVSHPAKSLRAIIPLLILTFGLLAGLYWDGTGGNLFPLHLSRVSEAFGKADAALVMLVVSSLACLTAVLLNAPSIRKQGVSVSATFMEGVQHLFQPICILISAWIFSSTLEPLQTVNVLAAILQGQFPNWLFPLVVFLTGALISFSSGTSWGTMGVLMPLALPLAIHLSNAPDGPLVIGTIAAVFSGAVFGDHCSPLSDTTIVSSISCGIEPFAHVRTQLPYALLAAFVAVMAGFLPTGLGTPAPASLLLGGALLVSLSFLFSRNQPSPHA
- a CDS encoding MFS transporter translates to MPDSATDQPTASLEAIARRNIRHFLIFRVLFNARFYYPVFAVIFLDFGLTLEQFAMLNAIWAATILLAEVPSGSLSDLMGRKSMMVFTASLMVIEMAVWAWAPTGNPNLLFWVLAANRILSGLGEAAASGSDEALVYDSLEAANMQDRWSHVLESVSRWQSIGFMVTMILGALVYDADLMQDLLKLMGFNLVVTSEHTLRIPLFLTFGTALLCWFNNLRFVDVNAPDRHTGISIWDATRQTLSAGQWILQTPFALIIILAGAFADSILRMFATLGSEYYRLVQYPEFTFGVIGAGIAILNFMAAPWIRRLVDHFSPSIIFACIVGLSILGFAGASFAIPWLGLGFAIILFLCFSLVSFSISFYLNQVSNRKIRATVLSFKGMALNLAYGCIGLAYAQLTRHLNEMNSATPDSPDVFQQGLAYFTPYVLVGSLVVAAITWLHCRDVNSIALGLKQQSKGQKSESKAES